The Ischnura elegans chromosome 1, ioIscEleg1.1, whole genome shotgun sequence genome contains a region encoding:
- the LOC124162100 gene encoding 40S ribosomal protein S2 yields MADAAPAGGRGGFRGGFGTRGGGRGGRGARGRGGRGRGRGKEADKEWIPVTKLGRLVRDGKIRTLEDIYLFSLPIKEFEIVDFFIGPTLKDEVLKIMPVQKQTRAGQRTRFKAFVAIGDSNGHIGLGVKCSKEVATAIRGAIILAKLSVVPVRRGYWGNKIGKPHTVPCKVTGKCGSVQVRLIPAPRGTGIVSAPVPKKLLQMAGIEDCYTSARGSTGTLGNFAKATYAAIAKTYAYLTPDLWKEMPLTKAPYAEFADYLTKNHRPVGAQREQASAV; encoded by the exons ATGGCGGACGCAGCTCCAGCCGGGGGTCGTGGAGGTTTTCGAGGAGGATTTGGTACCAGAGGCGGCGGTCGTGGTGGACGTGGTGCGCGAGGGCGAGGTGGTCGAGGTCGCGGTAGGGGTAAAGAAGCTGATAAAGAGTGGATTCCAGTCACCAAATTGGGTCGTTTGGTCAGAGATGGCAAGATTCGTACCCTTGAAGATATCTACCTATTTTCTCTGCCTATTAAG GAGTTTGAAATCGTCGACTTTTTCATCGGGCCCACTCTTAAGGACGAGGTGCTGAAAATCATGCCCGTCCAAAAACAGACCAGGGCAGGACAAAGGACCAGATTCAAGGCATTCGTTG CCATTGGAGATTCAAATGGGCATATTGGATTAGGTGTTAAGTGTTCTAAAGAAGTAGCCACTGCCATTCGAGGTGCAATTATTCTGGCTAAGCTGTCTGTCGTTCCTGTGCGACGTGGTTATTGGGGAAATAAAATCGGGAAGCCACATACTGTGCCGTGCAAG GTTACTGGTAAATGTGGATCTGTCCAAGTGAGACTCATTCCAGCCCCTCGTGGAACAGGAATTGTGTCTGCTCCTGTGCCCAAGAAACTTCTCCAGATGGCCGGCATTGAGGATTGCTACACATCTGCCCGTGGTAGTACTGGAACTCTCGGAAATTTTG cCAAGGCGACATATGCTGCCATTGCTAAAACTTATGCGTATCTGACTCCTGATCTTTGGAAAGAGATGCCCTTGACAAAGGCTCCATATGCAGAGTTTGCTGACTATCTTACTAAGAACCATCGGCCAGTTGGTGCTCAAAGAGAGCAAGCAAGTGCTGTCTGA
- the LOC124162105 gene encoding diphthine methyltransferase → MLEAVTLDHKVMKYNADCVEWCPIKEFYDMFVCGTYQLIERDEETLDMASNNASRLGSINLYRVNQKGMLVLQHRVDTPGILDMKWCSLTSSLNEPILAVADAKGFVTIFYLRKDNENHALVFGESIECVDTKGTLALSIDWKSGNAENLQLVVSDSSGSISILSLIEGALVKFYTWHSHSHEAWIATFDNEDPNIVYSGGDDCKMIIYDLKQKHPIRTLYKEHGAGITALSCYRKQNILASGCYDERLRLWDKRNWKIPLSEIDLGGGVWKVKWHPNLEETLHNHLLAACMHAGFKLVNCNNAWQGEPLSESFTYLDHGSLAYGCDWCHSQVPLQLTPGMENRVVPRSLAVTCSFYDRKLCLWAVQRNNAQSLQ, encoded by the exons ATGTTGGAAGCAGTGACTCTTGACCACAAGGTGATGAAATATAATGCAGATTGTGTCGAATGGTGCCCCATAAAGGAATTCTATGATATGTTTGTATGTGGAACATACCAGCTGATAGAACGTGATGAAGAAACTTTAGATATGGCCTCAAATAATGCTTCACGTCTGGGAAGCATCAATCTTTATAGAGTGAACCAGAAAGGAATGCTGGTGCTTCAACACAGAGTGGACACACCTGGCATATTAGATATGAAGTGGTGTTCTCTGACTAGTTCTTTAAATGAGCCCATTCTTGCTGTTGCTGATGCGAAAGGATTTGTTACAATATTTTATCTTAGAAAAGATAATGAGAATCATGCATTGGTATTTGGTGAATCCATCGAATGTGTAGACACAAAGGGAACACTAGCCCTTTCAATCGACTGGAAGAGTGGGAATGCTGAAAATTTACAACTTGTTGTAAGTGATTCAAGTGGCTCAATATCAATTTTAAGTTTGATTGAAGGTGCTCTTGTTAAGTTTTACACCTGGCATTCACACAGTCATGAAGCCTGGATTGCCACATTTGACAATGAGGACCCTAACATTGTGTATAGTG GTGGGGATGACTGCAAGATGATTATTTATGATTTGAAGCAGAAGCACCCAATAAGAACTTTGTATAAAGAACACGGTGCTGGAATCACAGCTCTCAGCTGCTATAGAAAGCAGAATATTTTAGCATCTGGCTG TTACGATGAAAGACTTCGGTTGTGGGATAAACGGAATTGGAAAATACCATTAAGTGAAATAGACCTTGGTGGAGGGGTGTGGAAGGTTAAATGGCACCCTAATTTGGAAGAGACATTGCATAATCACCTTTTAGCAGCTTGCATGCATGCAGGGTTTAAGTTAGTGAATTGTAACAATGCCTGGCAAGGTGAACCTTTATCTGAGAGTTTCACTTACTTGGATCATGGCAGTTTAGCTTATGGGTGTGATTGGTGTCATTCTCAAGTACCATTGCAGCTTACACCTGGCATGGAAAATAGAGTTGTTCCTAGAAGTTTAGCAGTGACATGTTCATTTTATGACCGAAAACTATGCCTATGGGCTGTTCAAAGAAACAATGCTCAAAGCTTGCAATGA